The Deinococcus sonorensis KR-87 genome includes a window with the following:
- a CDS encoding PucR family transcriptional regulator: MLPTLSELLTLPAFAGSEVLSGQAQLDQPVTWTHVSEVMDAARFLSGGELLISTGTELSRASAQEQDSYLRSLAEGGAHGLVLELVRVPEVPPALLSAARLYDFPLIVFRQEVSFAQLTRAAHARILHQGSTPLEGTLAPLLDALAETGRSLAFLQTQLGPLLALPARPRATLIGTLEALLHSNFNVAESARRLGVRRQTVYYRMEQLRGMLGDLSDHRRQLALHLALELNRSEASEVKRQPAARPPEQP; the protein is encoded by the coding sequence ATGCTGCCCACTCTCTCCGAACTGCTGACTCTGCCGGCCTTTGCCGGCTCGGAGGTGCTGAGCGGTCAGGCCCAGCTGGATCAGCCGGTCACCTGGACGCACGTCAGCGAGGTGATGGACGCGGCCCGCTTCCTGTCGGGCGGTGAGCTGCTGATCAGCACCGGCACCGAACTGTCGCGCGCCAGCGCCCAGGAGCAGGACAGCTATCTGCGGTCGCTGGCCGAGGGCGGTGCGCATGGACTGGTACTGGAACTGGTGCGGGTGCCGGAGGTGCCGCCCGCCCTGCTCAGTGCGGCCCGCCTCTACGACTTTCCGCTGATCGTGTTCCGGCAGGAAGTCAGCTTCGCGCAGCTGACCCGCGCCGCCCACGCCCGCATCCTGCACCAGGGCAGCACACCGCTGGAGGGTACCCTGGCCCCGCTGCTGGACGCCCTGGCGGAGACCGGGCGCAGCCTCGCCTTCCTGCAGACGCAGCTGGGACCGCTGCTCGCCCTGCCCGCCCGCCCGCGCGCCACCCTGATCGGGACGCTGGAAGCGCTGCTGCACAGCAACTTCAACGTGGCCGAGTCGGCACGGCGGCTGGGGGTGCGCCGGCAGACGGTGTACTACCGCATGGAGCAGCTCAGGGGCATGCTGGGTGACCTCAGCGACCATCGCCGTCAGCTCGCGCTGCATCTGGCGCTGGAACTCAACCGCAGCGAGGCCAGCGAGGTCAAGCGTCAACCAGCGGCCCGCCCGCCGGAACAGCCCTGA
- a CDS encoding ABC transporter ATP-binding protein: protein MTQAVSPDPIVLVRDLGMVFPVPGGQTVALQNASLSIQPGEFISLIGPSGCGKTTLLRLLADLVQPTSGDIRVNGQPPSAARRGRQYGYVFQAPALMEWRSVLKNVLLPLEVMRVPGDRVARAREMLRLVGLEKFERSYPWQLSGGMQQRVSIARALAFDPPLLFMDEPFGALDEITRERLNLELLRLWRETGKTIIFVTHSIPEAVFLSTRVVVMTARPGKIEGIVDVDLPHPRSDETRESPRFFEIATEIRELLKKGHA from the coding sequence GTGACGCAGGCTGTTTCCCCCGACCCCATCGTGCTGGTCCGCGACCTCGGCATGGTCTTCCCGGTGCCGGGCGGCCAGACCGTGGCGCTCCAGAACGCCTCGCTGAGCATTCAGCCGGGCGAATTCATCAGCCTGATCGGCCCCAGCGGCTGCGGCAAGACCACCCTGCTGCGGCTGCTGGCCGATCTGGTGCAGCCGACCAGCGGCGACATCCGCGTGAATGGCCAGCCGCCGAGCGCCGCCCGGCGGGGCCGGCAGTACGGCTACGTGTTTCAGGCGCCGGCGCTGATGGAGTGGCGCAGCGTGCTGAAGAACGTGCTGCTGCCGCTGGAAGTGATGCGCGTGCCGGGCGACCGGGTGGCGCGCGCCCGCGAGATGCTGCGGCTGGTGGGGCTGGAGAAGTTCGAGCGCAGCTACCCGTGGCAGCTGTCGGGCGGCATGCAGCAGCGCGTCAGCATCGCCCGGGCCCTGGCCTTCGACCCGCCGCTGCTGTTCATGGACGAACCGTTCGGCGCCCTGGACGAGATCACGCGCGAGCGACTGAACCTGGAACTGCTGCGGCTGTGGCGCGAGACCGGCAAGACCATCATCTTCGTGACGCACAGCATTCCGGAGGCGGTGTTCCTGAGCACCCGCGTGGTGGTGATGACCGCCCGGCCCGGCAAGATCGAGGGCATCGTGGACGTGGACCTGCCGCACCCACGCAGCGACGAGACCCGCGAGTCGCCGCGCTTCTTCGAGATTGCCACCGAGATCCGCGAGCTGCTGAAAAAGGGCCACGCGTGA
- a CDS encoding class I SAM-dependent methyltransferase: MFTFRHEPLHEILPRLRAALQLHPEVQLRVPDPDLGWGLYPGERTAAGIHRPYQSWTDVADLLDAQLLTPQPDGELVQLRFRRLPAAERRLDGGYGAGSEFARIDKLEDPWLLQDLGEALERAHLQIGDRVLALGVGQGRELDTLPLVYPDTRFEVLGLDLDDSALATARQRHPQATFLTRDVRSLPDPDLGHFRLILALNVLQSPSIDTDTLLRALCREQLQADGTVIVGFPNCRYSAGAQRYGARMLNFRRPDLSLLIKDVAQTRRYLQKHGFTVYVTGKYEVLVTGVRRG; encoded by the coding sequence GTGTTCACCTTCCGGCATGAGCCGCTGCACGAGATCCTGCCCCGCCTGCGCGCCGCGCTGCAGCTGCACCCGGAAGTGCAGCTGCGGGTGCCGGACCCGGACCTGGGATGGGGGCTGTATCCGGGCGAACGCACGGCCGCCGGCATCCACCGCCCCTACCAGAGCTGGACCGACGTGGCCGACCTGCTGGACGCGCAGCTGCTCACCCCGCAGCCGGACGGCGAGCTGGTGCAGCTGCGCTTCCGGCGGCTGCCGGCGGCCGAACGCCGGCTGGACGGGGGCTACGGGGCGGGCAGCGAGTTCGCCCGCATCGACAAGCTGGAGGACCCCTGGCTGCTGCAGGACCTCGGCGAGGCGCTGGAGCGCGCGCACTTGCAAATCGGTGACCGGGTGCTGGCGCTGGGGGTCGGCCAGGGCCGCGAGCTGGACACCCTGCCGCTGGTGTACCCGGACACCCGCTTTGAGGTGCTGGGCCTGGACCTGGACGACTCGGCCCTGGCCACCGCCCGCCAGCGCCATCCACAGGCCACCTTCCTGACCCGCGACGTGCGGAGCCTGCCGGACCCGGACCTGGGCCACTTCCGCCTGATTCTGGCGCTGAACGTGCTGCAGAGCCCAAGCATCGACACCGACACGCTGCTGAGGGCGCTGTGCCGCGAGCAGCTGCAGGCAGACGGCACCGTCATCGTGGGCTTTCCCAACTGCCGCTACAGCGCCGGGGCGCAGCGGTACGGCGCCCGGATGCTCAACTTCCGCCGTCCGGACCTGAGCCTGCTGATCAAGGACGTGGCCCAGACGCGCCGGTACCTGCAGAAACACGGCTTTACGGTCTATGTGACCGGCAAATACGAGGTGCTGGTGACCGGTGTGCGGCGCGGCTGA
- a CDS encoding ABC transporter permease, which translates to MASRTITVPQATRTRAGGPLLLALSVLGVLGLCVLLARSAAAPASPLPWLLGVLALAAIGAVGVRAVAQGEHLAARVLPAAFTFLIAVLGVEALLRAYGVPAGLIPTPSRVVTALWNARVVLLQDTFYTFVLEALLGFVVGTLSGLLLSLLVVRFRFLERGVLPYAALFSSVPIVALAPVVVKAVGLEWPSKMLVVAITVLFPVVVGTVRGLQSADRLQLDLMHTYAATPLQTFREVRVPTALPFVFNALKVGSTLALISAIVAEFFGTNGHGLGFRIQIEVGRFNLDIVWAAIVLASVVGILFFGAVNLLERWAGRAR; encoded by the coding sequence GTGGCGAGCCGGACGATAACGGTGCCGCAGGCGACCCGCACCCGCGCCGGGGGGCCACTGCTGCTGGCGCTCAGCGTGCTGGGGGTGCTGGGCCTGTGTGTGCTGCTGGCGCGCAGCGCGGCGGCCCCGGCCTCTCCCCTGCCGTGGCTGCTGGGGGTGCTGGCGCTGGCCGCCATCGGCGCGGTGGGCGTGCGGGCGGTGGCGCAGGGCGAGCATCTGGCCGCCCGGGTGCTGCCGGCCGCCTTCACCTTCCTGATCGCGGTGCTGGGGGTGGAGGCGCTGCTGCGCGCCTACGGGGTACCGGCCGGCCTGATCCCCACGCCCAGCCGGGTGGTGACGGCGCTGTGGAATGCCCGGGTGGTGCTGCTGCAGGACACCTTCTACACCTTCGTGCTGGAGGCGCTGCTGGGCTTTGTCGTGGGCACGCTGAGCGGCCTGCTGCTGTCGCTGCTGGTGGTGCGCTTCCGCTTTCTGGAGCGCGGGGTGCTGCCCTACGCCGCGCTGTTCTCCAGCGTGCCGATCGTGGCGCTGGCTCCGGTGGTGGTCAAGGCGGTGGGGCTGGAGTGGCCCAGCAAGATGCTGGTGGTGGCCATCACGGTGCTGTTTCCGGTGGTGGTGGGCACCGTGCGCGGCCTGCAGAGCGCCGATCGGCTGCAGCTGGACCTGATGCACACCTACGCCGCCACCCCCCTGCAGACCTTCCGCGAGGTGCGGGTGCCCACCGCGCTGCCGTTCGTGTTCAACGCCCTCAAGGTCGGCAGCACCCTGGCGCTGATCTCGGCCATCGTGGCCGAGTTTTTCGGCACCAACGGACACGGACTGGGCTTCCGCATTCAGATCGAGGTGGGCCGCTTCAACCTGGACATCGTCTGGGCCGCCATCGTGCTGGCCAGTGTGGTGGGCATCCTGTTCTTCGGGGCCGTGAACCTGCTGGAACGCTGGGCCGGACGTGCGCGGTGA
- a CDS encoding CoA-acylating methylmalonate-semialdehyde dehydrogenase translates to MTDTATRPTALSHWLNGQPTAGTSGRTAAVYNPATGQVQAEVPLASRAEVDAAVQAARAAAKAWRPVPLGRRAEIMFRFRALIDQRRDELARIITREHGKVHSDALGEIARGLENVDYACGIPNLLKGGYSESASTGVDVYSIQQPLGVVAGITPFNFPAMVPLWMMCNALACGNAFILKPSEKDPSASLFLASLLREAGLPDGVLTVLHGDKEAVDALLEHPDVAAISFVGSTPVARYIYETGTRHGKRVQALGGAKNHMVVLPDADISMAADAAVSAAYGSAGERCMAISVVVAVGGVGDRLVQAIQERIPNVQVGPGDEAGNEMGPLISREHRDKVAGYVAGAEAEGAQLLVDGREDAVPGEGFFLKPSLIDHTQPGMRCYDDEIFGPVLSVTRVDTYEQALQLVNDNPYGNGTAIFTRDGGVARQFQFDCEVGMVGINVPIPVPVAYYSFGGWKASLFGDTHMYGPDGIRFYTRSKVITSRWPDPATSKVNLGFPTNG, encoded by the coding sequence ATGACCGACACTGCCACCCGCCCCACCGCGCTCAGCCACTGGCTGAACGGCCAGCCGACCGCCGGCACCTCCGGGCGCACCGCTGCGGTCTACAACCCCGCCACCGGACAGGTTCAGGCCGAAGTCCCGCTGGCCAGCCGCGCCGAGGTGGACGCCGCCGTGCAGGCGGCCCGCGCCGCAGCAAAAGCCTGGCGGCCGGTGCCACTGGGCCGCCGCGCCGAGATCATGTTCCGCTTCCGGGCCCTGATCGACCAGCGCCGTGACGAGCTGGCCCGCATCATCACGCGCGAGCACGGCAAGGTCCACAGCGACGCGCTGGGCGAGATCGCGCGCGGTTTGGAGAACGTGGACTACGCCTGCGGCATCCCGAACCTGCTCAAGGGCGGCTACAGCGAGAGCGCCAGCACCGGGGTGGACGTGTACAGCATCCAGCAGCCGCTGGGGGTGGTGGCGGGCATCACGCCGTTCAACTTCCCGGCCATGGTGCCGCTGTGGATGATGTGCAACGCGCTGGCCTGCGGCAACGCCTTCATCCTGAAGCCCAGCGAGAAAGACCCCTCGGCCAGCCTGTTCCTGGCCAGCCTGCTTCGAGAGGCGGGCCTGCCGGACGGCGTGCTGACGGTACTGCACGGCGACAAGGAGGCGGTGGACGCGCTGCTGGAGCATCCGGACGTGGCGGCCATCAGCTTCGTGGGCAGCACCCCGGTCGCCCGCTACATCTACGAGACCGGCACCCGGCACGGCAAGCGGGTGCAGGCGCTGGGCGGCGCCAAGAACCACATGGTGGTGCTGCCGGACGCTGACATCAGCATGGCGGCCGACGCCGCGGTGAGTGCCGCCTACGGCTCGGCCGGCGAGCGCTGCATGGCCATCAGCGTGGTGGTGGCGGTGGGCGGGGTCGGCGACCGGCTGGTGCAGGCGATCCAGGAACGCATTCCGAACGTGCAGGTCGGCCCCGGCGACGAGGCCGGCAACGAGATGGGGCCGCTGATCTCCCGCGAGCACCGCGACAAGGTGGCCGGCTACGTGGCGGGCGCCGAGGCCGAGGGCGCGCAGCTGCTGGTGGACGGCCGGGAGGATGCCGTTCCCGGCGAAGGCTTCTTCCTGAAGCCCAGCCTGATCGACCACACCCAGCCGGGCATGCGCTGCTACGACGACGAGATCTTCGGGCCGGTCCTGAGCGTGACGCGGGTGGACACCTACGAGCAGGCGCTGCAGCTGGTCAACGACAACCCCTACGGCAACGGCACCGCCATCTTCACCCGCGACGGCGGCGTGGCCCGCCAGTTCCAGTTCGACTGCGAGGTGGGCATGGTGGGCATCAACGTGCCGATTCCGGTGCCGGTGGCCTATTACAGCTTCGGCGGCTGGAAGGCCAGCCTGTTCGGTGACACTCACATGTATGGCCCGGACGGCATCCGGTTCTACACCCGCAGCAAGGTCATCACCAGCCGCTGGCCGGACCCCGCCACCAGCAAGGTGAACCTGGGCTTCCCCACCAACGGGTAA
- a CDS encoding aminotransferase class III-fold pyridoxal phosphate-dependent enzyme, with product MPEAHPDSKAVIQDNRDYTLFSWSVQQQANPIHMVGGKGSHFYDGDGNTWLDFSSQLININVGHQHPKVLQAIKDQVDQMCFAGPSFATDVRAELGKKLAEVTGLAKSFFTLGGSEANENAIKMAKLYTGRDKIITRYRSYHGATMGSMSASGDPRRWPVEPGIPGIVRVFDPYMYRPPMGGTAEAWEDGCITHIEEVIQMEGPHTIAAMLVEGITGSNGLLIPPDSYYPRLRALLDKYGILMIDDEVMSGFGRTGKWLATQHYGIVPDIVTCAKGLTSGYMPLGAVIVNEKIADYFENHFLAGGLTYSGHPVSLAAAIANLKVYEEERLFEHTLEMGRHLGERLEAMKQKYACVGDVRYIGLFSVLELVKDKATKEPLAPFNGTSPEMGRLAAYLRSKHVYAYSRFNFLWVCPPLVVMKEELDHGLDVYEEALALVDEMLKAPVAAD from the coding sequence ATGCCGGAAGCGCATCCAGACAGCAAAGCGGTCATTCAGGACAATCGCGACTACACCCTGTTCTCGTGGAGCGTGCAGCAGCAGGCCAACCCGATTCACATGGTGGGCGGCAAGGGCAGCCACTTCTACGACGGTGATGGAAACACCTGGCTGGACTTCTCCAGTCAGCTGATCAACATCAACGTGGGGCACCAGCACCCCAAGGTGCTGCAGGCGATCAAGGATCAGGTGGACCAGATGTGCTTCGCCGGCCCCAGCTTTGCCACCGACGTGCGCGCCGAGCTGGGCAAGAAGCTCGCGGAGGTGACGGGGCTGGCCAAGAGCTTCTTCACGCTGGGCGGCAGCGAGGCCAACGAGAACGCCATCAAGATGGCCAAGCTCTACACCGGCCGCGACAAGATCATCACCCGCTACCGCAGCTACCACGGGGCCACCATGGGCAGCATGAGCGCTTCGGGTGACCCGCGCCGCTGGCCGGTGGAGCCGGGCATCCCCGGCATCGTGCGGGTCTTTGATCCGTACATGTACCGCCCGCCCATGGGCGGCACGGCCGAGGCCTGGGAGGACGGCTGCATCACCCACATTGAGGAAGTGATTCAGATGGAGGGGCCGCACACCATCGCGGCGATGCTGGTGGAGGGCATCACTGGCAGCAACGGCCTGCTGATTCCACCGGACAGCTACTACCCACGCCTGCGGGCGCTGCTGGACAAGTACGGCATCCTGATGATTGACGATGAGGTGATGAGCGGCTTCGGGCGCACCGGCAAGTGGCTGGCCACCCAGCACTACGGCATCGTGCCGGACATCGTGACCTGCGCCAAGGGCCTCACCAGCGGGTACATGCCGCTGGGCGCCGTGATCGTGAACGAGAAGATCGCGGACTACTTCGAGAACCACTTCCTCGCGGGCGGCCTGACCTACAGCGGGCATCCGGTCAGCCTGGCGGCGGCGATCGCCAACCTGAAGGTGTACGAGGAGGAGCGCCTCTTCGAGCACACCCTGGAGATGGGCCGGCACCTGGGCGAGCGGCTGGAGGCCATGAAACAGAAGTACGCCTGCGTGGGCGACGTGCGCTACATCGGGCTGTTCAGCGTGCTGGAACTGGTGAAGGACAAGGCCACCAAGGAGCCGCTGGCGCCCTTCAACGGCACCTCGCCGGAGATGGGCCGGCTGGCCGCCTACCTGCGCAGCAAGCACGTGTACGCCTACAGCCGCTTCAACTTCCTGTGGGTCTGCCCGCCGCTGGTGGTGATGAAAGAAGAGCTGGACCACGGCCTGGACGTCTACGAGGAGGCGCTGGCCCTGGTGGACGAGATGCTGAAGGCCCCGGTCGCCGCCGACTGA
- a CDS encoding ABC transporter substrate-binding protein: MKHISTLTALLAALTLSGAHAQNPVQVKVQLKWFPQAQFAGFFVAQAKGYYKAEGLDVQFLPTGDQSPIQTVATGTADFGTTWITDLLTARQQGIPVVHIAQLFQKSGYTLVALKSQGLKGPADFKGKRVGVWPSGNEYPAVALLKKYGLTTSLDSTVSNPSVQAVTYPFDPSIVFPDKVDLVSAMTYNEVDQIVGLGYPLDKLQIFHASDYGINLLEDLMFSTERTLSSSNFKGSGLSGKEVAARLVRATIKGWNYAVKNQKEAVSIVLVNCGNTCKGSGSRSSASSHQTWQMAEVAKLYNAGPTLKGMAGYLDPATYKANVTLLKSLGILKSDPTASAVDYSVWEMATGKKAMK; encoded by the coding sequence ATGAAGCACATCAGCACCCTGACCGCCCTGCTCGCCGCCCTGACCCTCTCGGGCGCCCACGCCCAGAACCCCGTGCAGGTCAAGGTCCAGCTGAAATGGTTTCCGCAGGCGCAGTTCGCGGGCTTCTTCGTGGCGCAGGCCAAGGGCTACTACAAGGCAGAAGGCCTGGACGTGCAGTTCCTGCCGACCGGGGACCAGAGCCCGATTCAGACGGTGGCGACCGGCACCGCCGACTTCGGCACCACCTGGATCACCGACCTGCTGACCGCCCGGCAGCAGGGCATTCCGGTGGTCCACATCGCGCAGCTGTTCCAGAAGAGCGGGTACACGCTGGTGGCGCTCAAGAGCCAGGGACTCAAGGGGCCGGCCGACTTCAAGGGCAAGCGGGTGGGCGTGTGGCCCAGCGGCAACGAGTACCCGGCGGTGGCGCTGCTGAAGAAGTACGGCCTGACCACCAGCCTGGACAGCACCGTGAGCAACCCCAGCGTGCAGGCGGTCACCTACCCGTTTGACCCGAGCATCGTGTTCCCCGACAAGGTGGACCTGGTGTCGGCCATGACCTACAACGAGGTGGACCAGATCGTGGGGCTGGGGTACCCGCTCGACAAGCTGCAGATCTTCCACGCCTCCGACTACGGCATCAACCTGCTGGAAGACCTGATGTTCAGCACCGAGCGGACGCTCTCCAGCAGCAACTTCAAGGGCAGCGGCCTGAGCGGCAAGGAGGTGGCGGCCCGGCTGGTGCGCGCCACCATCAAGGGCTGGAACTACGCGGTCAAGAACCAGAAGGAGGCGGTGAGCATCGTGCTGGTCAACTGCGGCAACACCTGCAAGGGCTCCGGCAGCCGCAGCAGCGCCAGCAGCCACCAGACCTGGCAGATGGCCGAAGTGGCCAAGCTCTACAACGCCGGCCCCACCCTCAAGGGCATGGCCGGCTACCTGGACCCCGCCACCTACAAGGCCAACGTGACGCTCTTGAAGAGCCTGGGCATCCTGAAGAGCGACCCCACCGCCAGCGCCGTGGACTACAGCGTGTGGGAGATGGCCACCGGCAAAAAGGCGATGAAGTAA
- a CDS encoding hydantoinase/carbamoylase family amidase — translation MTLDPQRTIQELKALRDLTGDDQGAQRVAFTDRWVAARQFLKERLDQLPVEQHMDPAGNYWATLKGDSERELLIGGHLDSVPNGGWLDGCLNVLAGLEVLRRFNEQYGGRPPVTLRLVDWADEEGARFGRSLYGSSAASGHLDVQEVAKLRDRDGIPLSDALTQIGVTLADAPHARAELRNAAAYLELHIEQGPVLERLDLPLGAVLGTVGVERHTITFHGQAAHSGSTPMDVRRDAFLAAGRLAQETYTIAQRHGGVCTIGSVKTLPGIVTSVVETCELTLDQRHLDADRLAAMWQDAQDAARRFADDGGCTVDFGYLWNIEPIPFHPELIEATDASILEVTERSHRLPSGPLHDAAEVARAGVPTVMLFVQSLRGISHNKIEDTREEHIALSVQALDRLADKAVAWIQGQ, via the coding sequence ATGACCCTCGATCCACAACGCACCATCCAGGAACTCAAAGCGCTGCGCGACCTGACCGGTGACGACCAGGGCGCCCAGCGGGTGGCCTTCACCGACCGCTGGGTGGCCGCCCGACAGTTTCTGAAGGAGCGGCTGGACCAGCTGCCGGTGGAGCAGCACATGGACCCGGCCGGCAATTACTGGGCCACCCTGAAGGGCGACTCGGAGCGGGAACTGCTGATCGGCGGGCACCTGGACAGCGTGCCGAACGGCGGCTGGCTGGACGGCTGCCTGAATGTGCTGGCAGGCCTGGAGGTGCTGCGGCGCTTCAACGAGCAGTACGGCGGCCGCCCGCCCGTGACGCTGCGGCTGGTGGACTGGGCCGATGAGGAAGGCGCACGCTTCGGACGCAGCCTGTACGGTTCCAGTGCGGCCAGCGGACACCTGGACGTGCAGGAGGTGGCGAAGCTGCGCGACCGGGACGGGATCCCGCTGAGCGACGCGCTGACGCAGATCGGAGTGACGCTGGCCGACGCGCCACACGCGCGCGCCGAGTTGCGGAACGCCGCCGCCTACCTGGAACTGCACATCGAGCAGGGGCCGGTGCTGGAGCGGCTGGACCTCCCGCTGGGCGCGGTGCTGGGCACGGTGGGCGTGGAGCGGCACACCATCACCTTCCACGGTCAGGCGGCCCACAGCGGCAGCACCCCGATGGACGTGCGCCGGGACGCCTTCCTGGCCGCGGGGCGGCTGGCTCAGGAGACCTACACCATCGCCCAGCGGCACGGCGGCGTGTGCACCATCGGGAGCGTCAAGACCCTGCCGGGCATCGTGACCAGCGTGGTCGAGACCTGCGAGCTGACCCTGGACCAGCGGCACCTGGACGCGGACAGGCTGGCGGCCATGTGGCAGGACGCCCAGGACGCCGCCCGGCGCTTCGCCGACGATGGCGGCTGCACCGTGGATTTCGGGTACCTGTGGAACATCGAGCCGATTCCGTTTCATCCGGAGCTGATCGAGGCCACCGACGCGAGCATTCTGGAGGTCACGGAGCGGAGCCACCGCCTGCCGAGCGGCCCACTGCACGACGCCGCCGAGGTCGCGCGCGCGGGGGTGCCAACCGTCATGCTGTTCGTGCAGAGCCTGCGCGGCATCAGCCACAACAAAATTGAGGACACGCGGGAGGAGCACATCGCCCTGAGCGTGCAGGCGCTGGACCGGCTGGCCGATAAAGCGGTGGCGTGGATTCAGGGGCAATAA
- the rraA gene encoding ribonuclease E activity regulator RraA, which translates to MNSYPTADLCDAHPEVQVAEPIFRDYGGQLAFAGPALTVRVFEDNTLVRATLETPGQGRVLVVDGGASLHCALVGDQLGTLAVQNGWAGVVINGCVRDSAALARLPLGVKALGTHPRRSNKGSDGEREVGLTFASVTINSGDWIYADADGLLVSQTPLHTP; encoded by the coding sequence ATGAACAGCTACCCGACGGCCGATCTGTGTGACGCCCACCCGGAGGTGCAGGTGGCCGAGCCCATCTTCCGTGATTACGGCGGCCAGCTGGCCTTTGCGGGTCCGGCCCTCACCGTGCGGGTCTTCGAGGACAATACCCTGGTGCGCGCCACGCTGGAGACGCCGGGGCAGGGCCGGGTGCTGGTGGTGGACGGGGGCGCCAGCCTGCACTGCGCGCTGGTGGGCGATCAGCTCGGCACGCTGGCGGTGCAGAACGGCTGGGCGGGCGTGGTCATCAACGGCTGCGTGCGCGACAGTGCCGCGCTGGCCCGGCTGCCGCTGGGGGTCAAGGCGCTGGGCACCCATCCGCGGCGCAGCAACAAGGGCAGCGACGGCGAGCGCGAGGTGGGTCTGACGTTCGCCAGCGTCACGATCAACTCCGGCGATTGGATTTACGCCGACGCCGACGGCCTGCTGGTCAGCCAGACCCCGCTGCACACGCCATAA
- a CDS encoding ABC transporter permease, translating to MTTLRSNLLPMLVVAVLAVALYWPLMLWANVGPAARTLASGAELDCKTALACATQLRNPVLPAPAQLGAGFRTLSLPLTSPLSVPYNAAVTGGETLLGLVLATGVGLLLAVLLVASRSFERATLPWLVASQTVPIVAIAPMLAVLLGQYGVQGFLPKAIIAAYIAFFPVAVGMSRGLRSPDALQLDLMQTYSATSAQTFRTLRLPASLPYLFTALKVAVTAALVGSIVAEISTISFVGLGKMLAENSRASDTIALWTIMIYGAVLGVVLVGLVGLAERLVTPWRAGR from the coding sequence GTGACCACCCTGCGCAGCAACCTGCTCCCGATGCTGGTGGTGGCGGTGCTGGCCGTGGCGCTGTACTGGCCGCTGATGCTGTGGGCCAACGTGGGGCCGGCGGCCCGGACGCTGGCGAGCGGCGCGGAACTCGACTGCAAGACGGCGCTGGCCTGCGCCACCCAGCTGAGAAACCCGGTGCTGCCGGCCCCGGCTCAGCTGGGCGCCGGCTTCCGCACCCTCAGCCTGCCGCTGACCTCGCCGCTGTCGGTGCCGTACAACGCGGCGGTGACGGGCGGCGAGACGCTGCTGGGACTGGTGCTGGCCACCGGGGTGGGCCTGCTGCTGGCGGTGCTGCTGGTGGCCAGCCGCAGCTTCGAGCGCGCCACGCTGCCGTGGCTGGTGGCGTCCCAGACGGTGCCGATCGTGGCCATCGCCCCGATGCTGGCGGTGCTGCTGGGCCAGTACGGGGTGCAGGGCTTTCTGCCCAAGGCCATCATCGCGGCATACATCGCCTTCTTTCCGGTGGCGGTGGGCATGAGCCGGGGCCTGCGCAGCCCGGACGCCCTGCAGCTGGACCTGATGCAGACCTACAGCGCCACCTCGGCCCAGACCTTCCGCACCCTGCGCCTGCCGGCCAGCCTGCCGTACCTGTTCACGGCGCTGAAGGTGGCGGTCACGGCGGCGCTGGTGGGCAGCATCGTGGCCGAGATCAGCACCATCAGCTTCGTGGGCCTGGGCAAGATGCTGGCCGAGAACTCGCGGGCCAGCGACACCATCGCGCTGTGGACCATCATGATCTACGGCGCGGTGCTGGGCGTGGTGCTGGTGGGCCTGGTGGGCCTGGCCGAGAGGCTGGTGACCCCGTGGCGAGCCGGACGATAA